A genomic region of Lysinibacillus sp. 2017 contains the following coding sequences:
- the tsaE gene encoding tRNA (adenosine(37)-N6)-threonylcarbamoyltransferase complex ATPase subunit type 1 TsaE, with amino-acid sequence MIFEKQINALEETQALAMRLAALVEPQYVITLEGDLGAGKTTFTQSFAKGLGIKRTVNSPTFTIMKQYEGRLPLNHLDVYRLENSDEDLGWDEIFYGDAVTVVEWAHLIEADLPTERLAIEITRIDDQKRKFVFKPMGTKYVHLCEELVK; translated from the coding sequence ATGATTTTTGAAAAGCAAATTAACGCATTAGAAGAAACACAAGCACTTGCAATGCGTTTGGCTGCATTAGTGGAGCCACAATATGTCATTACACTTGAGGGTGATTTAGGGGCTGGAAAAACGACATTTACGCAAAGCTTTGCAAAAGGGTTAGGCATTAAGCGTACAGTCAACAGTCCAACATTTACGATTATGAAGCAATATGAGGGACGACTTCCGTTAAACCATTTAGATGTCTATCGCTTAGAAAATAGTGATGAGGATTTAGGTTGGGATGAAATCTTTTACGGCGATGCGGTTACAGTTGTGGAGTGGGCGCACTTAATTGAAGCGGATTTACCAACTGAGCGTTTAGCAATTGAGATTACCCGTATTGACGATCAGAAAAGAAAATTTGTATTTAAACCAATGGGCACAAAATATGTCCATCTGTGTGAGGAGCTAGTAAAATGA